In the genome of Poecilia reticulata strain Guanapo linkage group LG16, Guppy_female_1.0+MT, whole genome shotgun sequence, one region contains:
- the sall3a gene encoding sal-like protein 3 isoform X2, protein MSRRKQAKPQHLKSDEDPALTGVISEHAQGEVLDDADSGNESRSGSEETHVCEKCCAEFFKWSDFCEHLKSCTKNPLVLIVNDNEDTPNPSQEYPSEPSPIPSCNSEQDDSEDAREGNQSPAGEGDDIPETDPLNGVSVLEKEDEQMQVELSPDKNIDSEERDVTSPEPDGSLPQLSDVVPSAITSYTMPSTNVTLETLHGTRVAVAQFSQSVRAAAAAAGSGVSTMAIPMILDQLMALQQQQIHQLQLIEQIRSQVALMNRQSAPQPALSHHHNSAAGNQGSVSSCVPPVANQLHLHNFITPPVHQLPVRLPATLSAQGPSPLTSAIEGPLSQTPQSSTPQSNSSVPNTSSNNSVFPPPSGSGLPALHPTCSSTVSNNNSSTSSSLTGCGGGVSSTSALPRNSTTPPSLSHSSLLNSASSLPLIPHSSSSSVIFPNPLASIAATANALDPLSALMKHRKGKPPNVSVFDTKPSSEDPFFKHKCRFCAKVFGSDSALQIHLRSHTGERPYKCNICGNRFSTKGNLKVHFQRHKEKYPHIQMNPYPVPEYLDNVPTSSGIPYGMSLPPEKPVTTWLDSKPVLPTVPTSIGLQLPPTLPSMIGGFTDSPSLTPLNRSPQRPSPPTSECASLSPNIANDSGMTTTSPSPKPSIGSDAPPLLKPEGILLSPSCPIRPGESTATTTTVSQALLPTTVTSTTLSGSGQLTEPISSPNSASNPISHPVLPMLSDQFKAKFPFGGLLDSMQTSETSKLQQLVENIDKKMTDPNQCVICHRVLSCQSALKMHYRIHTGERPFKCKICGRAFTTKGNLKTHFGVHRSKPPLRVQHSCPICQKKFTNAVVLQQHIRMHMGGQIPNTPVPENLQEMDTDVSFDEKSLDAMSNYDDDLLDEMEQAMDDDMDLKDGEVDPSKPYSPGSSPPTSIISSIAAMENQMKMIECTANISRTFGLKTAQNGSIFPGETECFTTDSLTAVGDAEGQSLGSPALSESSGSMQHLSPAHSHSESQRCKSPATFNNNNSSSAMTAEEGQENNAAGLATVKSEKSESPHSATEGTGALDLTATQPGRHFIKEESHFNMLFLNRDRGLSTPNLASTATNMIKMEMNGHGKSLSDSAHLPVGIQVPAAAPPTTMSPSINPMLAPPPPRRTPKQHNCHSCGKNFSSASALQIHERTHTGEKPFACSICGRAFTTKGNLKVHMGTHMWNNAPARRGRRLSVENPMALLSGDAMKFSEMFQKDLAARAMNVDPGFWNQYAAAITNGLAMKNNEISVIQNGGITQLPVSLGGTGITSLGAMPGGGMDRVHTGRSSPITGMEKSGLEVPASRPFSRYMEENKEIGIN, encoded by the exons atgtccCGACGCAAGCAAGCCAAGCCGCAGCACCTCAAGTCGGACGAGGATCCCGCACTGACCGGGGTGATCTCCGAGCACG CCCAAGGTGAGGTGCTGGACGACGCCGACAGCGGGAACGAGAGCCGCAGCGGCAGTGAAGAAACCCACGTGTGCGAGAAGTGTTGTGCCGAGTTCTTCAAGTGGTCAGACTTCTGTGAACATTTAAAGAGCTGTACAAAGAACCCCCTCGTGCTCATCGTGAACGACAATGAGGACACGCCGAACCCTTCCCAGGAGTACCCTTCAGAGCCCTCGCCCATCCCGAGCTGCAACAGCGAGCAAGACGACAGCGAGGACGCCAGGGAGGGGAACCAGAGTCCTGCCGGCGAGGGCGACGACATCCCAGAGACGGATCCCTTAAACGGGGTCAGTGTTCTGGAAAAGGAGGATGAGCAGATGCAGGTGGAGCTTTCTCCTGACAAAAATATAGACTCCGAAGAGAGAGACGTGACATCACCTGAGCCAGATGGCTCCCTACCTCAGCTAAGCGATGTTGTCCCCTCTGCAATTACAAGCTACACCATGCCAAGCACCAATGTTACCTTGGAGACCCTGCACGGTACTCGGGTTGCGGTTGCCCAGTTTTCGCAGAGTGTAAgggcggcggcagcggcggcgGGCAGTGGGGTGTCCACTATGGCTATCCCTATGATCCTGGACCAGCTTATGGCTCTCCAGCAGCAACAGATtcatcagctgcagctcataGAACAAATACGAAGTCAAGTGGCCCTCATGAACAGACAGTCTGCGCCACAACCTGCTCTCAGCCACCATCACAACAGTGCTGCGGGAAACCAGGGCTCTGTATCCTCCTGTGTCCCTCCTGTTGCAAACCAGCTTCATTTACATAACTTCATCACACCCCCTGTCCATCAGCTACCTGTCAGGTTGCCTGCCACCCTTAGTGCTCAAGGACcttcacctctgacctcagcaATAGAAGGGCCTCTCTCTCAAACACCGCAGAGCAGTACTCCGCAGTCTAACTCCTCAGTTCCAAATACATCGTCAAACAACTCGGTGTTTCCACCCCCAAGTGGTTCTGGCTTGCCAGCCCTACATCCCACCTGCTCATCCACTGTCTCAAATAACAACAGTAGCACTAGTAGCAGCCTAACAGGATGCGGCGGTGGTGTCAGCAGCACTTCAGCTCTTCCCAGGAACTCCACCACCCCTCCCTCGCTAAGTCACAGCAGCCTCCTGAACTCTGCCTCCAGTCTACCACTGATACCTCACAGTTCCTCGAGCAGCGTCATCTTCCCCAATCCACTGGCTAGCATAGCAGCCACAGCCAATGCACTTGACCCTCTTTCTGCTCTAATGAAACACCGCAAGGGAAAGCCCCCCAATGTGTCTGTGTTTGACACCAAGCCCAGCTCCGAAGACCCCTTCTTTAAGCATAAGTGTCGGTTCTGTGCCAAGGTGTTTGGCAGCGACAGCGCCCTGCAGATCCACCTGCGCTCTCACACTGGAGAGAGGCCCTACAAATGCAATATATGTGGTAATCGTTTCTCCACCAAGGGGAATCTTAAAGTCCACTTTCAGAGGCACAAAGAAAAATACCCACACATTCAAATGAACCCTTACCCTGTACCAGAGTACCTGGACAATGTGCCCACAAGCTCTGGTATTCCATACGGCATGTCGCTGCCCCCTGAAAAACCTGTAACCACCTGGCTCGACAGTAAACCAGTCCTCCCCACTGTCCCCACATCCATTGGCCTCCAGCTGCCTCCAACGCTTCCCAGTATGATTGGAGGTTTTACAGATTCTCCTAGCCTCACTCCGCTTAACAGGTCTCCTCAGAGGCCTTCGCCGCCCACAAGTGAGTGTGCATCTTTGTCCCCAAATATCGCCAATGATTCTGGCATGACCACTACTTCACCCTCCCCGAAACCTAGCATTGGGAGTGATGCACCTCCGCTCCTGAAACCTGAAGGCATTCTCTTGTCACCAAGTTGCCCTATTAGGCCAGGAGAAAGCACAGCCACCACAACCACAGTAAGTCAAGCACTTCTTCCCACCACTGTCACCTCTACGACATTGTCAGGCAGTGGCCAACTCACTGAGCCTATCAGTAGTCCCAACTCCGCTTCAAATCCTATCTCCCATCCCGTCCTTCCAATGCTTTCTGACCAGTTTAAGGCAAAGTTTCCCTTTGGAGGACTCCTAGACTCTATGCAAACCTCAGAGACGTCAAAGTTGCAGCAGCTTGTCGAGAACATTGATAAGAAGATGACTGATCCCAACCAGTGTGTCATCTGCCATCGTGTTCTGAGCTGCCAGAGTGCTCTGAAGATGCACTACCGTATCCACACTGGCGAGAGGCCTTTCAAATGCAAGATATGTGGACGAGCGTTCACTACTAAGGGAAATCTAAAGACGCACTTTGGTGTGCACAGGTCGAAACCACCACTTCGAGTCCAGCACTCCTGTCCGATTTGTCAGAAAAAGTTCACCAATGCTGTTGTGCTGCAACAACACATCCGTATGCACATGGGAGGGCAGATTCCCAACACCCCTGTTCCTGAAAATCTGCAGGAGATGGACACGGATGTGTCCTTCGATGAAAAGAGTCTAGACGCAATGAGTAACTACGATGACGACCTGCTGGATGAAATGGAGCAGGCTATGGATGATGACATGGACTTAAAAGACGGAGAAGTAGACCCTTCTAAGCCCTATTCACCTGGGAGCTCACCTCCAACTTCTATCATTTCTAGCATTGCTGCAATGGAAAACCAGATGAAGATGATTGAGTGCACTGCCAACATAAGTCGCACATTTGGCCTGAAGACTGCACAGAATGGCAGCATCTTTCCCGGGGAGACTGAGTGCTTTACAACTGATTCCCTGACTGCTGTGGGGGATGCTGAAGGTCAGAGCTTGGGAAGTCCCGCTTTATCAGAGTCCTCTGGCTCTATGCAGCATTTGTCCCCAGCTCACAGCCATTCTGAGAGCCAGCGGTGCAAGTCCCCAGCTACATTCAATAATAACAACAGCAGCAGTGCAATGACAGCAGAGGAGGGCCAGGAGAACAATGCAGCTGGCCTGGCAACAGTGAAGTCAGAAAAATCAGAGTCTCCCCATTCTGCTACTGAAGGGACCGGGGCCCTTGACCTGACTGCCACTCAACCTGGCAGGCACTTCATCAAGGAGGAGAGCCACTTCAACATGCTGTTTCTAAACAGAGATCGAG gactAAGTACTCCTAATTTAGCCAGTACGGCAACAAACATGATCAAGATGGAAATGAACGGACACGGGAAGTCTCTGAGCGACAGCGCTCACCTGCCTGTGGGCATTCAGGTTCCAGCCGCAGCGCCCCCGACCACCATGAGCCCCAGCATCAACCCTATGCTGGCACCGCCGCCTCCACGTCGCACTCCTAAGCAGCACAACTGCCATTCATGTGGGAAGAATTTTTCCTCGGCCAGCGCGCTTCAAATCCACGAGCGCACACACACGGGAGAGAAACCTTTCGCCTGCTCCATTTGTGGAAGGGCCTTCACCACAAAGGGCAATCTGAAG GTTCACATGGGAACACATATGTGGAACAACGCCCCTGCTCGCCGGGGCCGACGCCTGTCTGTGGAGAACCCCATGGCCCTCCTGAGCGGCGACGCCATGAAGTTCAGCGAGATGTTTCAGAAGGACCTGGCGGCCCGCGCCATGAACGTAGACCCGGGCTTCTGGAACCAGTACGCCGCCGCCATCACCAACGGCCTGGCCATGAAGAACAATGAGATTTCTGTGATTCAGAACGGAGGCATCACCCAGCTGCCCGTCAGCCTCGGCGGGACAGGAATCACTTCCTTGGGAGCCATGCCTGGAGGAGGCATGGACCGTGTTCACACTGGCAGAAGCTCCCCCATCACGGGTATGGAGAAGTCTGGTCTGGAGGTTCCAGCCAGTCGACCCTTTTCCAGATATATGGAGGAGAACAAAGAGATTGGGATCAACTGA
- the sall3a gene encoding sal-like protein 3 isoform X1, producing MSRRKQAKPQHLKSDEDPALTGVISEHAAQGEVLDDADSGNESRSGSEETHVCEKCCAEFFKWSDFCEHLKSCTKNPLVLIVNDNEDTPNPSQEYPSEPSPIPSCNSEQDDSEDAREGNQSPAGEGDDIPETDPLNGVSVLEKEDEQMQVELSPDKNIDSEERDVTSPEPDGSLPQLSDVVPSAITSYTMPSTNVTLETLHGTRVAVAQFSQSVRAAAAAAGSGVSTMAIPMILDQLMALQQQQIHQLQLIEQIRSQVALMNRQSAPQPALSHHHNSAAGNQGSVSSCVPPVANQLHLHNFITPPVHQLPVRLPATLSAQGPSPLTSAIEGPLSQTPQSSTPQSNSSVPNTSSNNSVFPPPSGSGLPALHPTCSSTVSNNNSSTSSSLTGCGGGVSSTSALPRNSTTPPSLSHSSLLNSASSLPLIPHSSSSSVIFPNPLASIAATANALDPLSALMKHRKGKPPNVSVFDTKPSSEDPFFKHKCRFCAKVFGSDSALQIHLRSHTGERPYKCNICGNRFSTKGNLKVHFQRHKEKYPHIQMNPYPVPEYLDNVPTSSGIPYGMSLPPEKPVTTWLDSKPVLPTVPTSIGLQLPPTLPSMIGGFTDSPSLTPLNRSPQRPSPPTSECASLSPNIANDSGMTTTSPSPKPSIGSDAPPLLKPEGILLSPSCPIRPGESTATTTTVSQALLPTTVTSTTLSGSGQLTEPISSPNSASNPISHPVLPMLSDQFKAKFPFGGLLDSMQTSETSKLQQLVENIDKKMTDPNQCVICHRVLSCQSALKMHYRIHTGERPFKCKICGRAFTTKGNLKTHFGVHRSKPPLRVQHSCPICQKKFTNAVVLQQHIRMHMGGQIPNTPVPENLQEMDTDVSFDEKSLDAMSNYDDDLLDEMEQAMDDDMDLKDGEVDPSKPYSPGSSPPTSIISSIAAMENQMKMIECTANISRTFGLKTAQNGSIFPGETECFTTDSLTAVGDAEGQSLGSPALSESSGSMQHLSPAHSHSESQRCKSPATFNNNNSSSAMTAEEGQENNAAGLATVKSEKSESPHSATEGTGALDLTATQPGRHFIKEESHFNMLFLNRDRGLSTPNLASTATNMIKMEMNGHGKSLSDSAHLPVGIQVPAAAPPTTMSPSINPMLAPPPPRRTPKQHNCHSCGKNFSSASALQIHERTHTGEKPFACSICGRAFTTKGNLKVHMGTHMWNNAPARRGRRLSVENPMALLSGDAMKFSEMFQKDLAARAMNVDPGFWNQYAAAITNGLAMKNNEISVIQNGGITQLPVSLGGTGITSLGAMPGGGMDRVHTGRSSPITGMEKSGLEVPASRPFSRYMEENKEIGIN from the exons atgtccCGACGCAAGCAAGCCAAGCCGCAGCACCTCAAGTCGGACGAGGATCCCGCACTGACCGGGGTGATCTCCGAGCACG CAGCCCAAGGTGAGGTGCTGGACGACGCCGACAGCGGGAACGAGAGCCGCAGCGGCAGTGAAGAAACCCACGTGTGCGAGAAGTGTTGTGCCGAGTTCTTCAAGTGGTCAGACTTCTGTGAACATTTAAAGAGCTGTACAAAGAACCCCCTCGTGCTCATCGTGAACGACAATGAGGACACGCCGAACCCTTCCCAGGAGTACCCTTCAGAGCCCTCGCCCATCCCGAGCTGCAACAGCGAGCAAGACGACAGCGAGGACGCCAGGGAGGGGAACCAGAGTCCTGCCGGCGAGGGCGACGACATCCCAGAGACGGATCCCTTAAACGGGGTCAGTGTTCTGGAAAAGGAGGATGAGCAGATGCAGGTGGAGCTTTCTCCTGACAAAAATATAGACTCCGAAGAGAGAGACGTGACATCACCTGAGCCAGATGGCTCCCTACCTCAGCTAAGCGATGTTGTCCCCTCTGCAATTACAAGCTACACCATGCCAAGCACCAATGTTACCTTGGAGACCCTGCACGGTACTCGGGTTGCGGTTGCCCAGTTTTCGCAGAGTGTAAgggcggcggcagcggcggcgGGCAGTGGGGTGTCCACTATGGCTATCCCTATGATCCTGGACCAGCTTATGGCTCTCCAGCAGCAACAGATtcatcagctgcagctcataGAACAAATACGAAGTCAAGTGGCCCTCATGAACAGACAGTCTGCGCCACAACCTGCTCTCAGCCACCATCACAACAGTGCTGCGGGAAACCAGGGCTCTGTATCCTCCTGTGTCCCTCCTGTTGCAAACCAGCTTCATTTACATAACTTCATCACACCCCCTGTCCATCAGCTACCTGTCAGGTTGCCTGCCACCCTTAGTGCTCAAGGACcttcacctctgacctcagcaATAGAAGGGCCTCTCTCTCAAACACCGCAGAGCAGTACTCCGCAGTCTAACTCCTCAGTTCCAAATACATCGTCAAACAACTCGGTGTTTCCACCCCCAAGTGGTTCTGGCTTGCCAGCCCTACATCCCACCTGCTCATCCACTGTCTCAAATAACAACAGTAGCACTAGTAGCAGCCTAACAGGATGCGGCGGTGGTGTCAGCAGCACTTCAGCTCTTCCCAGGAACTCCACCACCCCTCCCTCGCTAAGTCACAGCAGCCTCCTGAACTCTGCCTCCAGTCTACCACTGATACCTCACAGTTCCTCGAGCAGCGTCATCTTCCCCAATCCACTGGCTAGCATAGCAGCCACAGCCAATGCACTTGACCCTCTTTCTGCTCTAATGAAACACCGCAAGGGAAAGCCCCCCAATGTGTCTGTGTTTGACACCAAGCCCAGCTCCGAAGACCCCTTCTTTAAGCATAAGTGTCGGTTCTGTGCCAAGGTGTTTGGCAGCGACAGCGCCCTGCAGATCCACCTGCGCTCTCACACTGGAGAGAGGCCCTACAAATGCAATATATGTGGTAATCGTTTCTCCACCAAGGGGAATCTTAAAGTCCACTTTCAGAGGCACAAAGAAAAATACCCACACATTCAAATGAACCCTTACCCTGTACCAGAGTACCTGGACAATGTGCCCACAAGCTCTGGTATTCCATACGGCATGTCGCTGCCCCCTGAAAAACCTGTAACCACCTGGCTCGACAGTAAACCAGTCCTCCCCACTGTCCCCACATCCATTGGCCTCCAGCTGCCTCCAACGCTTCCCAGTATGATTGGAGGTTTTACAGATTCTCCTAGCCTCACTCCGCTTAACAGGTCTCCTCAGAGGCCTTCGCCGCCCACAAGTGAGTGTGCATCTTTGTCCCCAAATATCGCCAATGATTCTGGCATGACCACTACTTCACCCTCCCCGAAACCTAGCATTGGGAGTGATGCACCTCCGCTCCTGAAACCTGAAGGCATTCTCTTGTCACCAAGTTGCCCTATTAGGCCAGGAGAAAGCACAGCCACCACAACCACAGTAAGTCAAGCACTTCTTCCCACCACTGTCACCTCTACGACATTGTCAGGCAGTGGCCAACTCACTGAGCCTATCAGTAGTCCCAACTCCGCTTCAAATCCTATCTCCCATCCCGTCCTTCCAATGCTTTCTGACCAGTTTAAGGCAAAGTTTCCCTTTGGAGGACTCCTAGACTCTATGCAAACCTCAGAGACGTCAAAGTTGCAGCAGCTTGTCGAGAACATTGATAAGAAGATGACTGATCCCAACCAGTGTGTCATCTGCCATCGTGTTCTGAGCTGCCAGAGTGCTCTGAAGATGCACTACCGTATCCACACTGGCGAGAGGCCTTTCAAATGCAAGATATGTGGACGAGCGTTCACTACTAAGGGAAATCTAAAGACGCACTTTGGTGTGCACAGGTCGAAACCACCACTTCGAGTCCAGCACTCCTGTCCGATTTGTCAGAAAAAGTTCACCAATGCTGTTGTGCTGCAACAACACATCCGTATGCACATGGGAGGGCAGATTCCCAACACCCCTGTTCCTGAAAATCTGCAGGAGATGGACACGGATGTGTCCTTCGATGAAAAGAGTCTAGACGCAATGAGTAACTACGATGACGACCTGCTGGATGAAATGGAGCAGGCTATGGATGATGACATGGACTTAAAAGACGGAGAAGTAGACCCTTCTAAGCCCTATTCACCTGGGAGCTCACCTCCAACTTCTATCATTTCTAGCATTGCTGCAATGGAAAACCAGATGAAGATGATTGAGTGCACTGCCAACATAAGTCGCACATTTGGCCTGAAGACTGCACAGAATGGCAGCATCTTTCCCGGGGAGACTGAGTGCTTTACAACTGATTCCCTGACTGCTGTGGGGGATGCTGAAGGTCAGAGCTTGGGAAGTCCCGCTTTATCAGAGTCCTCTGGCTCTATGCAGCATTTGTCCCCAGCTCACAGCCATTCTGAGAGCCAGCGGTGCAAGTCCCCAGCTACATTCAATAATAACAACAGCAGCAGTGCAATGACAGCAGAGGAGGGCCAGGAGAACAATGCAGCTGGCCTGGCAACAGTGAAGTCAGAAAAATCAGAGTCTCCCCATTCTGCTACTGAAGGGACCGGGGCCCTTGACCTGACTGCCACTCAACCTGGCAGGCACTTCATCAAGGAGGAGAGCCACTTCAACATGCTGTTTCTAAACAGAGATCGAG gactAAGTACTCCTAATTTAGCCAGTACGGCAACAAACATGATCAAGATGGAAATGAACGGACACGGGAAGTCTCTGAGCGACAGCGCTCACCTGCCTGTGGGCATTCAGGTTCCAGCCGCAGCGCCCCCGACCACCATGAGCCCCAGCATCAACCCTATGCTGGCACCGCCGCCTCCACGTCGCACTCCTAAGCAGCACAACTGCCATTCATGTGGGAAGAATTTTTCCTCGGCCAGCGCGCTTCAAATCCACGAGCGCACACACACGGGAGAGAAACCTTTCGCCTGCTCCATTTGTGGAAGGGCCTTCACCACAAAGGGCAATCTGAAG GTTCACATGGGAACACATATGTGGAACAACGCCCCTGCTCGCCGGGGCCGACGCCTGTCTGTGGAGAACCCCATGGCCCTCCTGAGCGGCGACGCCATGAAGTTCAGCGAGATGTTTCAGAAGGACCTGGCGGCCCGCGCCATGAACGTAGACCCGGGCTTCTGGAACCAGTACGCCGCCGCCATCACCAACGGCCTGGCCATGAAGAACAATGAGATTTCTGTGATTCAGAACGGAGGCATCACCCAGCTGCCCGTCAGCCTCGGCGGGACAGGAATCACTTCCTTGGGAGCCATGCCTGGAGGAGGCATGGACCGTGTTCACACTGGCAGAAGCTCCCCCATCACGGGTATGGAGAAGTCTGGTCTGGAGGTTCCAGCCAGTCGACCCTTTTCCAGATATATGGAGGAGAACAAAGAGATTGGGATCAACTGA